From Ananas comosus cultivar F153 linkage group 8, ASM154086v1, whole genome shotgun sequence, one genomic window encodes:
- the LOC109714193 gene encoding U1 small nuclear ribonucleoprotein 70 kDa, translating into MGDYNNAMMRNADAAVQARTKAQNRVNVLQLKLIGQSHPTGLTTNLLKLFEPRPPLEYKPPIEKRKCPPYTGMAQFVSHFAEPGDPEYAPPVEKAETRAEKKARIHKIRLEKGAAKAAEELTKYDPQNDPNVTGDPYKTLFVARLNYETSEHRIKREFEAYGPIKRVRLITDKVANKPRGYAFVEYLHTRDMKTAYKQADGRKVDNKRVLVDVERGRTVPNWRPRRLGGGLGSSRMGSEQIDQKNSSREQQQVAASGRLRSEEPRVRDDRHLDRDREKSRERGKDRDREHERSRERSHDRTRDRDPREDKPHHRERERTRDRDRERDRGRDRDRDRDRGRERDKERDRGHESRDYDRDREHRDHDRHRDRGRDRERDYERVSYERDHGGNVHERDAGYDIVEPKHERDFDQVGHGHGHDYKMYDHGGPDDSGHESRRHEHEYYDDEPYKGDARDYHGQFNHDEPREEGEAYDERDYEHYRNDRV; encoded by the exons ATGGGGGACTATAACAACGCCATGATGCGCAACGCGGACGCAGCGGTCCAAGCACGCACCAAGGCCCAGAACCGCGTCAACGTGCTTCAGCTCAAGCTG ATTGGGCAGAGTCATCCTACTGGTCTTACCACCAACCTACTGAAGCTATTTGAACCCCGGCCGCCATTGGAATATAAGCCTCCTATAGAGAAGAGGAAGTGTCCTCCCTATACAG GAATGGCACAATTTGTATCGCACTTTGCTGAGCCCGGTGATCCAGAATATGCTCCGCCTGTGGAGAAGGCTGAAACACGG GCAGAAAAAAAGGCTAGAATTCACAAGATTCGACTCGAGAAAGGTGCAGCGAAGGCTGCTGAAGAACTTACAAAAT ATGATCCGCAAAATGACCCTAATGTAACGGGTGATCCGTACAAGACTCTCTTTGTTGCAAGACTT AACTACGAAACTTCTGAGCACAGGATCAAAAGGGAGTTTGAAGCTTATGGGCCAATAAAAAGG GTCCGTCTTATCACTGACAAGGTGGCAAATAAGCCCAGAGGATATGCTTTCGTTGAATACCTGCATACACGCGATATGAAAA CTGCTTATAAGCAAGCTGATGGAAGGAAAGTGGACAATAAGAGGGTACTAGTGGATGTAGAGCGTGGTAGAACTGTTCCTAATTGGCGCCCTAGAAGGTTGGGTGGTGGACTTGGATCGAGCAGGATGGGAAGTGAACAGATCGATCAGAAGAACTCTAGCAG GGAACAACAGCAGGTCGCCGCATCAGGTCGTCTTAGATCAGAGGAGCCTAGGGTGAGAGACGATCGTCATCTTGATCG GGACCGAGAAAAGTCCCGAGAAAGAGGAAAGGATAGAGACCGCGAGCATGAAAGATCCCGTGAGCGCTCCCATGACAGGACACGAGACCGCGATCCTAGAGAAGATAAGCCCCACCATAGAGAACGTGAACGAACCAGAGACCGAGACAGGGAGCGTGACCGGGGCCGTGATCGTGATCGTGATCGTGACCGTGGACGTGAGAGAGATAAGGAGAGAGACCGCGGCCATGAATCTCGTGATTACGACCGGGACCGTGAGCACCGTGATCATGATCGCCATCGGGATAGGGGACGTGATCGCGAGAGGGACTATGAGCGAGTGAGTTACGAGCGGGACCATGGTGGCAATGTGCATGAGAGGGATGCTGGGTATGACATTGTGGAGCCCAAACATGAAAGGGACTTTGATCAGGTTGGGCACGGGCACGGGCACGACTATAAAATGTATGATCACGGTGGTCCCGATGACTCGGGCCATGAGTCTAGGCGGCATGAGCATGAATATTATGACGATGAGCCATATAAAGGGGATGCTCGTGATTACCACGGTCAGTTTAACCATGATGAACCTCGTGAGGAGGGCGAAGCATATGATGAACGTGATTACGAGCATTACCGGAACGACAGAGTGTAG
- the LOC109714194 gene encoding thylakoid lumenal protein TL20.3, chloroplastic isoform X1: MALASTSTLSTHPLKTLTAPRPPRCAPRPPPRIVLCRCSANASGSKSWRAVASAALAAAVVVSFEGSVPMPAMADLNKFEAEMRGEFGIGSAAQFGSADLKKAIHVNENFRRANFTSADMRESDFSGSTFNGAYLEKAVAYKANFTGADLSDTLMDRMVLNEANLTNAILVRSVLTRSDLGGAIIEGADFSDAVLDLPQKQALCKYATGTNPVTGVSTRKSLGCGNSRRSAYGSPSSPLLSAPPPKLLDRDGFCDQSTGLCDAS, translated from the exons ATGGCTCTCGCTTCGACCTCTACGCTCTCCACCCACcctctcaaaaccctaaccgCCCCTCGGCCCCCTCGGTGCGCGCCGCGGCCTCCTCCGAGAATCGTCCTCTGCAGATGCTCTG CTAATGCATCAGGATCCAAGAGTTGGAGAGCCGTGGCGTCCGCTGCactcgccgccgccgtcgtcgtcagCTTCGAGGGCTCCGTGCCAATGCCGGCGATGGCGGACCTCAACAAGTTCGAGGCCGAGATGCGCGGCGAGTTCGGGATCGGCTCCGCCGCGCAATTCGGTTCCGCAGATCTCAA GAAGGCCATCCATGTTAATGAAAATTTCAG GCGTGCTAACTTTACCTCCGCTGATATGAGGGAGTCTGATTTCAGTGGTTCCACCTTCAATGGTGCTTATCTGGAAAAGGCAGTAGCTTATAAAGCAAACTTTACAG GTGCTGATTTGAGTGACACTTTGATGGACCGCATG GTACTAAATGAAGCTAATCTCACAAATGCTATCCTAGTTCGATCAGTTCTCACGCGCAGCGATCTTGGTGGTGCCATCATTGAAGGTGCTGATTTTAGCGATGCTGTTTTGGATCTCCCTCAAAAACAG GCTTTATGCAAATATGCAACTGGAACTAATCCAGTGACGGGAGTAAGCACAAGGAAAAGCCTCGGGTGCGGTAACAGTCGAAGGAGTGCCTACGGGAGCCCTTCTTCCCCTCTTCTCAGTGCGCCTCCTCCGAAACTATTAGACCGTGATGGGTTCTGCGATCAGTCGACCGGTCTCTGTGACGCTAGTTGA
- the LOC109713724 gene encoding protein YABBY 4-like, with translation MASSSATFPLEHLSPPPLSEQLCYVHCNFCDSVLAVSVPCSSLLKTVTVRCGHCGNLLSVNMRALLLAAGANQFHFAQYPFLSPTHQTLLGEIPYPPPPSLVLDQPNVTSLSNNNGAATSVRGREDQELPQNPVVINRAPEKRQRVPSAYNRFIKDEIQRIKAGNPDISHREAFSAAAKNWAYFPHIHFGLMPNNQSLKKPSICPQQGSKDVLLKDGLYAAATANMGIAPF, from the exons atggCATCTTCCTCAGCCACCTTTCCTTTGGAACACCTCTCCCCTCCTCCCCTCTCCGAGCAACTCTGCTACGTCCACTGCAACTTTTGCGACTCCGTCCTCGCG GTGAGCGTTCCATGTAGTAGCTTACTAAAGACGGTGACAGTGCGGTGCGGCCACTGTGGGAACCTCCTCTCTGTCAACATGAGGGCTCTCCTTCTCGCCGCGGGGGCCAACCAGTTCCACTTTGCACAATATCCATTCCTTTCCCCCACCCACCAAACCCTCTTG GGTGAGATACCATACCCACCACCTCCAAGCTTGGTTCTGGATCAGCCCAACGTGACCAGCCTCAGCAACAACAACGGAGCGGCGACGTCggtgagaggaagagaagatcAAGAGCTCCCTCAGAACCCAGTTGTGATCAACAGAG CTCCGGAGAAGCGGCAGAGAGTTCCGTCGGCTTACAACCGATTCATCAA GGATGAAATCCAACGCATCAAGGCTGGCAACCCCGACATCTCCCACAGAGAGGCCTTCAGCGCTGCTGCCAAAAAT TGGGCCTACTTCCCACACATCCACTTCGGCCTCATGCCTAATAATCAAAGCCTGAAGAAGCCCAGCATCTGCCCACAGCAG GGGAGTAAGGATGTTCTTCTCAAGGACGGGCTCTACGCCGCCGCTACAGCGAACATGGGAATCGCTCCGTTCTAG
- the LOC109714194 gene encoding thylakoid lumenal protein TL20.3, chloroplastic isoform X2, which produces MALASTSTLSTHPLKTLTAPRPPRCAPRPPPRIVLCRCSGSKSWRAVASAALAAAVVVSFEGSVPMPAMADLNKFEAEMRGEFGIGSAAQFGSADLKKAIHVNENFRRANFTSADMRESDFSGSTFNGAYLEKAVAYKANFTGADLSDTLMDRMVLNEANLTNAILVRSVLTRSDLGGAIIEGADFSDAVLDLPQKQALCKYATGTNPVTGVSTRKSLGCGNSRRSAYGSPSSPLLSAPPPKLLDRDGFCDQSTGLCDAS; this is translated from the exons ATGGCTCTCGCTTCGACCTCTACGCTCTCCACCCACcctctcaaaaccctaaccgCCCCTCGGCCCCCTCGGTGCGCGCCGCGGCCTCCTCCGAGAATCGTCCTCTGCAGATGCTCTG GATCCAAGAGTTGGAGAGCCGTGGCGTCCGCTGCactcgccgccgccgtcgtcgtcagCTTCGAGGGCTCCGTGCCAATGCCGGCGATGGCGGACCTCAACAAGTTCGAGGCCGAGATGCGCGGCGAGTTCGGGATCGGCTCCGCCGCGCAATTCGGTTCCGCAGATCTCAA GAAGGCCATCCATGTTAATGAAAATTTCAG GCGTGCTAACTTTACCTCCGCTGATATGAGGGAGTCTGATTTCAGTGGTTCCACCTTCAATGGTGCTTATCTGGAAAAGGCAGTAGCTTATAAAGCAAACTTTACAG GTGCTGATTTGAGTGACACTTTGATGGACCGCATG GTACTAAATGAAGCTAATCTCACAAATGCTATCCTAGTTCGATCAGTTCTCACGCGCAGCGATCTTGGTGGTGCCATCATTGAAGGTGCTGATTTTAGCGATGCTGTTTTGGATCTCCCTCAAAAACAG GCTTTATGCAAATATGCAACTGGAACTAATCCAGTGACGGGAGTAAGCACAAGGAAAAGCCTCGGGTGCGGTAACAGTCGAAGGAGTGCCTACGGGAGCCCTTCTTCCCCTCTTCTCAGTGCGCCTCCTCCGAAACTATTAGACCGTGATGGGTTCTGCGATCAGTCGACCGGTCTCTGTGACGCTAGTTGA
- the LOC109714437 gene encoding uncharacterized protein LOC109714437: protein MLQKFALAFKTKTIEFFAEEEEEEDDDDVASIRAVQDLLDPTPEAIITDQRVVVLKPDPNPNPNPSASAPDAGTLISAVFATLSSFHAAYLRLQTAHSPLLPDDLRSADADAVSHLRRLSDLRRLRLLSPNPNPNPNSAPDPTLSAHLEAQVRENQSLLRTFDAVINRLQADIDRKDGEAAELRRRLHDADAANAKLAARLDRACAPPPEENVEALLSVGVFDSVLRDACRITHRFAKVLVDLMKANGMDLSLAADSIHSGVNYAKPRHCRYAILSCVCLGMFGGFDSYNFGCEESGIGFDDIDAKHRRIDSLRQFIEHSSADPFELISDDPSNDFSKFCKRKYQQLIHPGMESALFGTSECRESLWGALRPSNPLYESFVIMASSIWTLHRLAWAYDPVVEIFQVGRGTEFSMVYMENIVRKAIPANSKVGFTVVPGFRVGGTVIQCKVYLESVKKEV from the coding sequence ATGCTTCAGAAGTTCGCCCTAGCGTTCAAGACCAAGACCATCGAATTCTtcgccgaggaggaggaggaggaagacgacGATGACGTGGCGTCGATCAGGGCCGTCCAGGACCTCCTCGACCCCACCCCGGAGGCGATCATCACCGACCAGCGCGTCGTCGTCCTCAAGCCcgaccctaaccctaaccctaaccctagcgcTAGCGCGCCAGACGCCGGAACCCTAATATCAGCCGTGTTCGCCACGCTCTCCTCCTTCCACGCAGCCTACCTCCGGCTCCAAACCGCCCACTCCCCGCTCCTCCCCGACGACCTCCgctccgccgacgccgacgcggtctcccacctccgccgcctctcCGACCTCaggcgcctccgcctcctctccccgaaccctaaccctaaccctaattccgCCCCCGATCCCACTCTCTCCGCGCACCTCGAGGCCCAGGTGCGGGAGAACCAGAGCCTGCTCCGGACCTTCGACGCCGTCATCAACCGCCTCCAAGCCGATATCGATCGCAAGGACGGAGAAGCCGCCGAGCTGCGGCGGCGCCTCcacgacgccgacgccgccaaCGCCAAGCTCGCGGCGCGGCTCGACAGGGCCtgcgcgccgccgccggaggagAACGTCGAGGCGCTCCTCTCCGTCGGGGTCTTCGATTCCGTGCTCAGAGATGCTTGCCGCATCACGCACCGGTTCGCGAAAGTCCTGGTCGATTTGATGAAGGCGAACGGAATGGATTTGAGCCTCGCCGCCGATTCCATCCACAGTGGTGTGAATTATGCCAAGCCGAGGCACTGCCGGTATGCCATTTTGTCGTGCGTATGTTTAGGGATGTTTGGGGGATTCGATTCTTACAATTTCGGCTGCGAAGAGAGCGGAATTGGGTTCGATGATATTGACGCGAAGCATCGGAGAATCGATTCGCTGAGGCAATTCATTGAGCACTCATCCGCCGATCCATTTGAGCTGATTAGCGACGACCCAAGCAATGACTTCTCAAAATTCTGCAAGAGAAAGTATCAGCAGCTCATCCATCCGGGTATGGAGTCTGCTCTTTTCGGCACTTCGGAATGCCGCGAGTCTTTATGGGGTGCGTTGAGGCCGTCGAACCCTCTCTACGAATCGTTTGTAATCATGGCGAGCTCGATATGGACGCTTCATAGATTGGCCTGGGCGTATGATCCGGTGGTGGAAATATTTCAGGTGGGCCGGGGGACGGAATTCTCGATGGTCTACATGGAGAATATTGTTCGAAAGGCCATTCCAGCGAACTCAAAGGTTGGATTCACGGTGGTTCCGGGGTTTCGGGTCGGAGGGACGGTGATTCAGTGCAAGGTGTATCTAGAGAGTGTGAAGAAGGAAGTATAG